CATGTCATGGACTATGCCTGGCTCATCGCCAGGACGGATCCCAGCGCCAGAAGACACCGCGGGGTCAGCTTCTTCATCGTTGATAACAAAAGTCCGGGCATCACCATGCGCCCGGTGCTCAACATTCTGGGCCAGCATCATTTCAACGAGGTTTTTTACGATAACGTCCGCGTTCCCAGAGAGAACCTGATCGGCCAGAAGAACAGAGGCTTCTATCACCTCATGACCGCCCTGGATTTTGAGCGGGTTACGCTGGTGGGTATTGGCGGGTTCAAGCGCATGTTCGAGGAAATTGTGGATTATGTCAAAACAACGGAGCGCGACGGCAGGCCTATGAGCGAAAACAGGTCGGTGAAAAATAAACTGGCCGAAATCGCCACCAAGATCGAGATTGGGTATATACTCGTCTGGAGAACCGCCGAAATGCTGGACAAGGGGAGGGACCCCCACGTGGAATCCTCGATTCTCAAAGTGGTTTCCACTGAGCTTGCCCAAAGCATAGCCGAGGTGGCCATGGATATTATGGGACCATACGCCCAGATCGTCGAAGAATCGGATTATACCCCCATAAGGGCCCTTATACCCCGCGGATTTCTAGAGAGCATTTCCGCCACCATCGGGGCCGGTACGTCTGAAATTCAGCGCAATATCATTGCC
Above is a window of Deltaproteobacteria bacterium DNA encoding:
- a CDS encoding acyl-CoA dehydrogenase family protein produces the protein MEFKFNEKEEAFYNEVEDFLKKELPPDWPDIPLVWPGGYSPSGYRTEENYKTAERFRAKIIEKGWLTISWPKEYGGKEYTNMEQAIFDERMSYYRAPVVDVIAAGIVGPTLLRIGTEEQQKQWIPKIASGEIRMWLGYSEPNAGSDLAGIQTTAIEDGDEYVLNGQKVWSSGAHVMDYAWLIARTDPSARRHRGVSFFIVDNKSPGITMRPVLNILGQHHFNEVFYDNVRVPRENLIGQKNRGFYHLMTALDFERVTLVGIGGFKRMFEEIVDYVKTTERDGRPMSENRSVKNKLAEIATKIEIGYILVWRTAEMLDKGRDPHVESSILKVVSTELAQSIAEVAMDIMGPYAQIVEESDYTPIRALIPRGFLESISATIGAGTSEIQRNIIARRGLGLPRE